The following are from one region of the Neurospora crassa OR74A linkage group III, whole genome shotgun sequence genome:
- the gh10-2 gene encoding endo-1,4-beta-xylanase, producing the protein MQTKSLLSFLALASVPLASAGNGNGNGHDKGSGKSCSHKGLDWYAKKAGLKYFGAATDSPGQRERAGLESAYPKYDEIMWKSGEFGQTTPTNGQKWLFTEPTQGTFNFTEGDIVVSLAHQHHKLLRCHALVWHSQLAPWVEAGTWTKDELRSVIVSHITNVMTHYKGQCYAWDVVNEAFNEDGTYRESVFSTVLGGDEFIQLAFETASKLDPQAKLYYNDYNLESPSAKTEAVRKLVRQLQNKKIKIDGVGLQAHLTAESRPTLDEHVAAIKGFAELGVEVALTELDVRLEMPANATNLAQQKEAYKNAVGACVQVDGCIGVTIWDFYDPFSWVPAVFPGEGAALLWFDDFSRHPAYEGVVEALTNKTQGYNGKGPRGVKRWVA; encoded by the exons ATGCAGACCAagtccctcctctccttcctcgccttgGCCTCCGTGCCTCTGGCTTCTgccggcaacggcaacggcaacggccaCGACAAAGGTTCCGGAAAGTCTTGCTCCCACAAGGGTCTAGACTGGTACGCCAAAAAGGCCGGCCTCAAGTACTTCGGCGCGGCCACCGACTCGCCCGGCCAGCGCGAGCGTGCAGGTTTGGAGTCTGCTTACCCCAAGTACGACGAGATCATGTGGAAGTCTGGAGAGTTCGGGCAGACGACGCCTACTAATGGGCAAAAG tgGCTCTTCACCGAACCCACCCAAGGCACCTTCAACTTCACCGAAGGCGATATCGTCGTCTCCCTCGcgcaccagcaccacaagCTCTTGCGATGCCACGCCCTAGTCTGGCACTCGCAGCTCGCTCCCTGGGTAGAGGCCGGTACCTGGACCAAAGACGAGCTCCGCTCTGTTATTGTCTCGCACATCACCAACGTCATGACCCACTACAAGGGCCAGTGCTACGCCTGGGACGTGGTCAACGAAGCCTTCAACGAGGACGGGACCTATCGCGAATCGGTGTTTTCCACCGTTTTAGGTGGGGATGAGTTTATCCAGTTGGCTTTTGAGACGGCGAGCAAACTGGATCCCCAAGCAAAGTTGTATTATAATGATTATAACTTGGAGAGCCCGAGCGCCAAGACGGAGGCGGTCAGGAAGCTGGTGAGGCAGTTGCAGAACAAGAAAATCAAGATTGATGGCGTGGGACTCCAGGCGCATTTGACGGCGGAGAGCAGGCCGACGCTGGATGAGCATGTCGCTGCCATTAAGGGGTTCGCGGAGTTGGGCGTGGAGGTGGCGTTGACGGAGTTGGATGTGAGGTTGGAGATGCCGGCGAATGCGACGAATTTGGCGCAGCAGAAGGAGGCGTATAAGAAT GCCGTCGGAGCTTGCGTCCAAGTCGACGGATGCATCGGTGTTACCATTTGGGATTTCTACGACCCTTTCAGCTGGGTCCCTGCCGTCTTTCCCGGTGAAGGTGCTGCCCTTCTCTGGTTCGATGACTTTAGCAGACACCCTGCTTACGAGGGTGTTGTGGAGGCTCTGACCAACAAGACCCAAGGGTATAATGGAAAGGGTCCTCGTGGTGTTAAGCGTTGGGTTGCCTAA
- a CDS encoding hydrophobin: MQFTIATVLSLLTITLAAPAAMERQVPYTPCSGLYGTAQCCATDVLGVADLDCANPPATLANATHFESTCAAIGQRARCCVLPILGQDILCQTPAGL; the protein is encoded by the exons ATGCAGTTCACCATTGCCAccgtcctctccctcctcaccatcacccTCGCCGCTCCCGCGGCTATGGAGCGTCAAGTCCCTTACACTCCCTGCTCCGGCCTTTACGGTACCGCCCAATGCTGCGCTACCGACGTCCTCGGCGTCGCTGACCTTGACTGCGCCAACc CCCCGGCCACCCTCGCCAACGCCACCCACTTCGAGTCTACCTGCGCTGCCATCGGCCAGCGCGCTCGCTGCTGCGTCTTGCCTATT CTCGGCCAAGATATCCTTTGCCAGACCCCCGCTGGTCTCTAA